A stretch of DNA from Saccharomycodes ludwigii strain NBRC 1722 chromosome I, whole genome shotgun sequence:
TATGTTGATTCTTACAGTgataaattatttctttctcttAATACATCacccaattttttatttatagtTTTTGGGTGGAATATTCCTTAAGAAAAGGCCATAAAGgagtttctttttattttttgtttgctTACGGTACAACTCACGTTCTCGTTATACAAggaaaaaaactttttatttttattttttatttttgaatgatcaattaatttaaaacattttatgCGCAACAGCTTATTTTACCCAGAAGAAATATCTATTCTGcaagttttattaataagtAATCTGAGTCCGTTTGTcactcatttttttaaaaacaaaaattggtGGCTGGTCGTTAGGCTCAAAATTACtcgtttatttatttacttcGTGTTTGTGTGCAGTATTTTCTTAAACTATCAAGAATCTCCTTATgacattaatttttaagaTAAGAAAATAGTggtgaaaaatttttttcccttagcaatttttaaaaataaaaaatgactctaaaaagttttaaaaaaaatatagcgAATTTTCTTgaggaaaaaattttattgaattttttaagTGAGTATATAAAGCGAAGTTTCAATGAATTTTAGTTAtcataaattattttctattctagcaatttttttcttttctttctctatTAGAAAttctatattatttttctctaaactttttataagaaaaaaaaataaaaatatccaaaaacaataagaatattgattttatcaaataaattatataagtATACTACTTTTTTGTCTCttcattaaaagaaaaaggaaaaggaaaggaaaaagaaaaacaaaaaaaaaaaaaaaaaaaaaagtttaacaataaataaagcgAACCAGAAAACGAAATGTCCGATTTCCAAGAAGTTACCGAATCCACTCCAAAAGTTCAAGTCAATCCTTATGGCCCAAACCCAAGTGATTTTTTGTCCAATGTCCAAAACTTCCAATTGATCGAATCCACTTTAAGAGAAGGTGAACAATTTGCCAACGCCTTTTTCACCactgaaaagaaaattgaaattgcCAAGGCTCTAGATGACTTTGGTGTTGATTACATTGAATTGACTTCTCCTGTTGCTTCTGAACAAAGTAAAAAGGATTGTGAAGCTATTTGCAAATTGGGCTTAAAAGCTAAGATCTTAACACATATCCGTTGTCACATGGATGATGCTAGAGTTGCTGTTGAAACCGGTGTTGATGGTGTTGatgttgttattggtaCCTCGAAATTTTTAAGACAATATTCTCACGGTAAGGATATGAATTATATCTCCAAGGCCGCTATTGAAGTTATTGAATTTGTCAAATCCAAGGGTTTGGAAATTCGTTTTTCTTCAGAAGATTCTTTCAGATCAGATTTGGTGGATCTATTAAACATTTACAAGACTGTTGATAAAATTGGTGTTAACAGAATTGGTATTGCTGATACTGTTGGTTGTGCTAACCCAAGACAAGTTTATGAATTGGTCAGAACTTTGAAAAGTGTAGTTTCTTGTGATATTGAATGTCATTTCCACAACGATACAGGTTGTGCCATTGCTAACGCCTATACTGCTTTAGAAGGTGGTGCTAGATTGATCGATGTTTCTGTCTTGGGTATCGGTGAAAGAAACGGTATTACCCCATTGGGTGGTTTGATGGCTAGGATGATTGTTGCAGCACCAGATTATGTCAAGtctaaatataaattacaTAAATTACGTGATTTAGAAACCTTAGTTGCTGAAGCAGTCGAAGTCAATATTCCATTCAATAACCCAATTACTGGGTTCTGTGCATTCACTCACAAAGCTGGTATTCACGCCAAGGCTATATTGGCCAATCCATCTACATATGAAATTCTAAACCCAAGTGATTTTGGTATGACCAGATATATCCACTTTGCTAACAGGTTGACTGGTTGGAATGCTATTAAGAGTAGAGTTGATCAACTAAACTTACATTTAACTGACGCTCAATGTAAGGAAGTCACTGCTAAGATCAAAAAATTGGGTGATATCAGACCTTTGAACATTGATGACGTTGATTCTATAATTAAGGATTACCATGCTGAAGTGTCCACGCCAGTTATAAAGTCTAAAAAGAAGAGTAGCGATGATGTAGATGAAATTGATATTTCTAAACCAGCTGCCAAAAAATCGAAGTTATCTGAATGAACCGGTCCTAATCacgctattttttttttttatttattttcagtaGTTGTATATTAGTCTCATTATTCACTcattccatttttatttatttttcatatataaGAAACAATAACATACATAGTTTTTTTCACTCTTCTTTTAGAATTTATTGTAACTGTATAATTCCAAATTACCATCTATAAAGCTTGAAGCTACTCTATCAGAGATAAAATCGACATCTATAAAGGTGTTATTATGGTTTGCAAGGTAAATTGCGTCATCTACTATATCAATTCCATCAGCTAGATCAACAATATGACCTGctgcaaataataaattatcatCTATGAATTTGACTCTGGATAGAAATTTGCCTGGGTTATGGTTTTtgcataattttttatgatttatCATATTACTAACATCAGTATTGTAATCCACAGGAATCTTGGTTGATATAGTCCCGTTTTTTTCAACAGATCGTACTGTTAAGGTATTATCAAAATGAAAAGTGACAAGCTTAGATTTATCTGGGGACAATGCTATTGAAGTCGTGCTACCATTAGTGTTGTGGGTAGGAGTGGTGAGTTTTTGTAATGgattacaatttttttgcttactaccctttattttattggtaTTTGAGTTTTGATTTCGCAGATCCCAAATGTAAATAGTAGGATCTAACCCTGTGgtataaatatagtaatGGTCTTTGTTACCATAACTGGTGGAATCTAACGTGAATAAGGGATAATCCGTATGGAAAAGGTTAACTAAAGGATTAGAACACCTTATATCCCAGACTTTTAAATTACCATCATCGCCTACAGAATAAACTGAACCATCATTGCTATTCGACTGCAATTGATTAATTACATTGCTACCATGTGctttataatcaaatattttatgtCCTTTCGTTAGATCTACTAAAGTTATTTTACCACTGGAAGATCCTGTCAGTAAACAATTGTACTGTGTACTAAAATCAATTGTAGTTATTGGACTGTACTGAAGTTGAGAATCACTGATTACATAAGTATCATTGGTATTCCTCAAAgaccaaatatttattttcgaATCCATGCCCGCAGAAACTAACCTTTGGTTAGGAATAAATTTGGTTGCCAACACTGGGCCATTATGACCATTTTTCAATGCATATTGTTCTTGAAAATacttcattaattttagaACGGCTCTTTCTCCTTTAGACCAGGGTGCTATGCATAGGAATTCGGTTGGAAAAggtgaaaagaaaaacagaCAATTTAAATGaggctattttttttttgattcaTAAATTTTGCCATGTTGTGTTTTCGTGGAGGAAGGGAGTTCGTATGTATTTTCGTTCGAAATGATAAAGTGTGATGTGAGAGACTTGCTTTGGAACCAATTAAAATgcaccaaaaaaatattttgtaaaaatagtttttttttttttttttttaatgtaatACGTTACCCGAATTCATATGACATAGTAGTAatgaatattaatattatggTGATATAATATGTGGGATTTAAGGGCACATGAGGTTTGAATACAATCAAAAATCTATTAAGGGTGTGGGGAAGAGCAAATGGGTTTTTATTTGGTGCAGTGGTTTCtgtataacttttttagtttttctttttttttttttttttcccttttgcTGTCCTCTCTTTTTCTCCCCCCTTATCCccttttttctatattaaaattctatatttaaaaaaaaaaaaaaaaaaaaataataataataataatgctttAAAATGATTTCTTGTTAGGTATATTGCAGAGTTTGTCAGTTAGTATGCTTTCATCGGTCTGATTCTTGTTTTGATAggttaaaagaaaaattcgtgtttaaatttaaagttttaataatttggttattttttttttttgttttttgtttttgctctatataaataatcGCAACTTACTTAACTTGTTATATTTCCAAGTCTTACTACAACTGTTAGTTTTTGAATTCTGAATtgttaaacttttttttttctcatgTGTCGTCTGATAATATGTCTGTCATGTACTTGAGattaatgttttattattttgtaaagatttatttctttctttcttagaTGCTTTACGATatcttatctttttttctaaactACATTTATTATAAGAGACTTAATTCTTAaatacaattaaaaaaaaaggttctACTGATTGTATTcgaaaagaagaaaaaaaaaaatctaaagaaaaatattttttttaaatataaatacgCAAATGTCTACTATGCTAACTCGTTCTGTCCGCACTTTATCTAAACAATTGTCTACTCCCGTGAGATTATACAGCACAGGTGGTTCTGCT
This window harbors:
- the LYS21 gene encoding homocitrate synthase LYS21 (similar to Saccharomyces cerevisiae YDL131W | LYS21 | LYSine (paralog of YDL182W | LYS20)) → MSDFQEVTESTPKVQVNPYGPNPSDFLSNVQNFQLIESTLREGEQFANAFFTTEKKIEIAKALDDFGVDYIELTSPVASEQSKKDCEAICKLGLKAKILTHIRCHMDDARVAVETGVDGVDVVIGTSKFLRQYSHGKDMNYISKAAIEVIEFVKSKGLEIRFSSEDSFRSDLVDLLNIYKTVDKIGVNRIGIADTVGCANPRQVYELVRTLKSVVSCDIECHFHNDTGCAIANAYTALEGGARLIDVSVLGIGERNGITPLGGLMARMIVAAPDYVKSKYKLHKLRDLETLVAEAVEVNIPFNNPITGFCAFTHKAGIHAKAILANPSTYEILNPSDFGMTRYIHFANRLTGWNAIKSRVDQLNLHLTDAQCKEVTAKIKKLGDIRPLNIDDVDSIIKDYHAEVSTPVIKSKKKSSDDVDEIDISKPAAKKSKLSE
- a CDS encoding WD40 repeat domain-containing protein (similar to Saccharomyces cerevisiae YNL006W | LST8 | Lethal with Sec Thirteen), encoding MKYFQEQYALKNGHNGPVLATKFIPNQRLVSAGMDSKINIWSLRNTNDTYVISDSQLQYSPITTIDFSTQYNCLLTGSSSGKITLVDLTKGHKIFDYKAHGSNVINQLQSNSNDGSVYSVGDDGNLKVWDIRCSNPLVNLFHTDYPLFTLDSTSYGNKDHYYIYTTGLDPTIYIWDLRNQNSNTNKIKGSKQKNCNPLQKLTTPTHNTNGSTTSIALSPDKSKLVTFHFDNTLTVRSVEKNGTISTKIPVDYNTDVSNMINHKKLCKNHNPGKFLSRVKFIDDNLLFAAGHIVDLADGIDIVDDAIYLANHNNTFIDVDFISDRVASSFIDGNLELYSYNKF